A window of Ruminiclostridium herbifermentans genomic DNA:
GTTAGTATAAATCATGACAATTATACTAATCAATGCATTAATAAGACAGGAAGATTTGCTATTTCAATTTTAGCATATAACTCAGATCCGTCAATTATTGGTACTTTTGGTTTTCAATCTGGAAAATTAGTCAATAAATTTGATATGGTCAGATTTGAAAAGCTGGGAGAAATGCCGATAGTCAAGGATGGATGTGCTTATATAACTTGTGAAGTAATTAATAAGATGGAAACAGATACGCATACTGTTTTTTTAGGTAAGGTTTTAGATGCCGATGTACTTTCTAATGAAGAACCTATTACTTATTCTTATTACCATAAGGTTTTAAAAGGTAAGAGTCCCAAGAATGCACCAACATATATTGCTGATGACAAAAAAGAAGACAAAGACATCAAGCAAGAGTCTGAAAAATACATTTGCAGTATTTGTAAGTATGAATATACAGGAGACATTCCCTTTGAGGAATTACCCGAGGACTATAAATGTCCTATATGCGGACAACCTAAATCAGTATTTAAGAAGAAAGAATAAAATAAATAAGGTTTTCTGGAATAGATTGCATGTATTATTTCGGAAAACCTTTTTATTATGGATTTATATTCTATTGTTGAGAGCATTCCTAAATTATTTATCAACTTCTGTAGTTAAAATCGTATAGTTAAAATTAGCGGTGTGGCAACCAACCTAAAAAATCTTTATTATGAGTATTTATTCGGAACTTTAATTGCTCAGACTAAGAATTCTACATACTTTAAAAAGCAAAGAGCCAATCACTCGTTAAATAAAGAAAGTTGATTATATAAATTTAGAAATAACTCAAAATATGCTCATTTGCCAATTACTGTGTCCTGCTTTAAAATATGATTTACAAGCCATGCAGTTAAGAAATCCAGCAGCTTTAATAGGGCATCCTTCTGATTATTATCAATATGTTCATAATCAATGCTATTTATTTTTTCAATAAAATCATTGTGTTCTACCTTGTGTGACAAAAATTTTTTGTATCCAATGCTTTTCATATATTCTTCTTCGTGATTAAAATGATATTTTGTGTAATCTTTTAATTCATTGATTACCTTCAATATGTAGTCATACATATCTTCTATAAATTGGTTTGTCAACAAATCATAACATTCATTTGCTATAGCAAATAGCTTTGTGTGTTCCTCATCAATAAAATCAATTCCGGTAAAATATTCTGGTTTCATTTCATACATAGTCATCCCACCTATTCTGTAAAGTATTTTTATGAATTATATATGCCTAATTTGCTTGGTAAAATGTCTTATCACATTTTAATGCTGCATTATAGGCAGTGGAGTAATACTTAAATATTATTCAAACTGTAGAAACTCAATATACAGAGTAACCAGTTTAGTATCAATTTAAATATTGCTTTCTAATGAGTTGTTACTATTTTACACTATAATAATCAATTTTGTAAAGTTAGATAAATGTAAAGGTGTTAATATTCGATCTATTAAATTAGCTTATTAAATAGGTGTTCAAATTTAAATATGGTTTGATGATGAAACTACTAAAAAGTATATTTGCTGCTTACATGATGAACTTTCTAGTATCAAAAAACTTAAGCGTTTTGGTCAATATGTATGATATTTACTTTTGAGTTATTTCAGTTAATAGTGGTTCATTTCTCATAACTCTAAAATGCAATTTATACTATAAATTATATGAAATATTTATAGTATAAATCTAATGTGTTAAATGGTAGCATTTAGTTGTAACATTAAGTTATTTACAATTATAGCAGATTTGGTTTCAGGGGGTAAAAGATGCGGCAATCAATAGTACTAAATACTGAGAAGGTTACGATAAAAAAGAAAAAGAAAAATGCTGAAGGAAAAAAAATGTTCCTTTACATATTACCGTTCTTAATTTTGTCCTTTGCATTTTCATATTTTCCATTGTATGGATGGGTTTATGCTTTCTTTGATTATAAGCCGCCGCTGAACTTATCTCAATGTGATTTCGTAGGGCTGAAATGGTTCAAAATGTTGTTTACAAATTCGACACAGATAAAGCAGCTTGCAAAAGTAATGACTAATACCTTTGCTATAAGTGGCTTAGGATTAGCTACTTCCTTTTTGCCTGTGTTTTTTGCCATTTTGCTCAATGAAATTAAAGTCAAATGGTTTAAAAGAACAGTTCAGACTTTAACTACACTTCCTAACTTTATCAGTTGGGTTATGGTGTTCTCAGCGGCATTCAGCTTATTTTCTGCGACTGGCATGGTAAATTCCTTTTTAATAGACTTGGGAATTATCACAGAGCCAATTAAATTTTTAGACAGTGATTCCCATACATGGCTCGCTATGCTACTTTGGAGTACTTGGAAGGGCTTAGGATGGGGAGCCATTATGTATCTTGCAGCCATTGCTGGTATTGATCAAGAGTTGTATGAGGCAGCAAGGGTTGATGGTGCTGGACGTTTTAGATTGATGATACATATTACACTACCTGCATTGATGCCTACCTTCTTTGTATTGGCAATGCTGTCAATAGCCAATTTCCTTAACAATGGATTGGATCAATATTATGTATTTCAAAATTCATTTAATAAACAGCATATTCAGGTTCTTGATTTATATGTGTACAATATTGGAATAGGCGGAGGTAATAGTCCTTCACTGGCAACGGCAATTGGAATGTTAAAGAGTATTGTCAGCATTACACTGTTAGCGGGAGTAAACTTATTATCTAAGAAGGTACGCGGTGAATCTATTATTTAGCAGCATAAAGTCAATTGCTATAGGCGAATTTGAAACTGTCCCTATAATTTAGAAAGGAAATGTGATGATTTCAATGTCTAAAAAAAATAAACTTACAACAAATGATATAATATTTTCAGTTGTTAATTATACTGTATTTACTTTAATTACAATACTTTGTATATATCCTTTTTATTACTTGGTTATTAATACAATTAGTGCAAATGACTTAAGCGCAAATGGTGCAATTAATTTTTTGCCTAAACAGATACATTTTAAAAATTACATAGAAGTATTCAAATTAAAAGGGTTACTACCTGCTGCGGGTATATCTTTAGCAAGAACAGCAATCGGAACCTCATTAACTGTGCTGGTTTCTGGATTTTTAGGATTTATGTTTACCCAGCACAAAATGTGGGCTAGAAAGTTTTGGTACCGATTTATTGTTATTACGATGTATTTCAATGCTGGATTGATTCCTATGTTTATAACCATGGATACTCTGCATCTTACAAACAATTTCTTAGTGTACATTCT
This region includes:
- a CDS encoding ABC transporter permease, with the protein product MRQSIVLNTEKVTIKKKKKNAEGKKMFLYILPFLILSFAFSYFPLYGWVYAFFDYKPPLNLSQCDFVGLKWFKMLFTNSTQIKQLAKVMTNTFAISGLGLATSFLPVFFAILLNEIKVKWFKRTVQTLTTLPNFISWVMVFSAAFSLFSATGMVNSFLIDLGIITEPIKFLDSDSHTWLAMLLWSTWKGLGWGAIMYLAAIAGIDQELYEAARVDGAGRFRLMIHITLPALMPTFFVLAMLSIANFLNNGLDQYYVFQNSFNKQHIQVLDLYVYNIGIGGGNSPSLATAIGMLKSIVSITLLAGVNLLSKKVRGESII
- a CDS encoding flavin reductase, producing the protein MNQNAFWNLSYGVYIITVWDGERPTGCTANCVMQITAEPPTIAVSINHDNYTNQCINKTGRFAISILAYNSDPSIIGTFGFQSGKLVNKFDMVRFEKLGEMPIVKDGCAYITCEVINKMETDTHTVFLGKVLDADVLSNEEPITYSYYHKVLKGKSPKNAPTYIADDKKEDKDIKQESEKYICSICKYEYTGDIPFEELPEDYKCPICGQPKSVFKKKE
- a CDS encoding bacteriohemerythrin, yielding MYEMKPEYFTGIDFIDEEHTKLFAIANECYDLLTNQFIEDMYDYILKVINELKDYTKYHFNHEEEYMKSIGYKKFLSHKVEHNDFIEKINSIDYEHIDNNQKDALLKLLDFLTAWLVNHILKQDTVIGK